In Candidatus Krumholzibacteriia bacterium, the genomic stretch CCTGACAGCTTACGACAAGCCCCGTGGGTTCGTGGGTGATGCGAACAGCGCTGTCGGTGGTATTGACACTCTGTCCCCCAGGCCCGGAGGAACGATAGACATCGATGCGAAGTTCATTCTCGTCGATATCGAACTCGACTTCCTCCACTTCCGGCATGACGACAACCGAGGCAGCGCTCGTGTGTATGCGTCCGCTGGACTCCGTAGCGGGGATTCTCTGGACACGATGCACACCGGACTCAAACTTCAGACGCCCATAAGCGCCTTCGCCGCTGATTCCGATGATGATTTCCTTGAGCCCCCCGGATGAGCCTTCCGTGGAAGAGAGAACCTCCATCTTCCAGCCCTGTTTCTCTGTGTGTCGTTGATACATCCGGTGCAAGTCTCCGGCGAAAAGAGCGGCCTCGTCGCCGCCTGTCCCCGCGCGAACTTCCAGAATGAGGTTGCGATCGTCGTCGGGATCCTTGGGAACCAGAAGGAGTTCCAGTTCCTTCTCCATGACGGGAAGAAGTTCCTCTACTTCGGCGATATCCTGCTGGGCCAGTTCGGCCAGTTCATCATCTCCGGCTTCCAGAAGCTCTCTGGCTTCTGCCAGTGAATTCCAGGACTGAAGCCAGCGGCGGCCCACTTCGGCCACAGCCTTCAGATGCTTGTACTCGCCCCCCACTTCCTTGGCCCTGCGGCGATCACTGAGAACGGCAGGATCCACCATATGCTTCTCCACCTCTTCGAGGCGATTCAGCACCTTGTCCACCTTCCCGCTCAGATCCTTCATTCCTCACCCTTCTCCATTTCGCCGTCGGCAGGAATCCACTCTTCTGCGATTTTT encodes the following:
- the prfA gene encoding peptide chain release factor 1 — encoded protein: MKDLSGKVDKVLNRLEEVEKHMVDPAVLSDRRRAKEVGGEYKHLKAVAEVGRRWLQSWNSLAEARELLEAGDDELAELAQQDIAEVEELLPVMEKELELLLVPKDPDDDRNLILEVRAGTGGDEAALFAGDLHRMYQRHTEKQGWKMEVLSSTEGSSGGLKEIIIGISGEGAYGRLKFESGVHRVQRIPATESSGRIHTSAASVVVMPEVEEVEFDIDENELRIDVYRSSGPGGQSVNTTDSAVRITHEPTGLVVSCQDEKSQHKNKSKALKILASRLYDLKKSEQEAEISAQRKSMVGTGDRSAKIRTYNFPQGRITDHRISMTLYSLAGFMEGEINEMIDALILDYRESLLAVDSP